One Festucalex cinctus isolate MCC-2025b chromosome 3, RoL_Fcin_1.0, whole genome shotgun sequence DNA window includes the following coding sequences:
- the LOC144015941 gene encoding metalloproteinase inhibitor 2-like, producing the protein MSWKNFVLPLVLLCLWGLQEEGAQACTCLPVHPQQVFCQADVVVIKAKVVGVKPGKHLETLTKCDIEQTRNLKGSKSFGVIYTAPSSAACGVTLTKGTEYLIMGRLWSDDRLHISVCDFYQPWDALSATQKKLLYSFYKKGCDCTIKSCFSYPCCMTGQTDCLWTDHMFGTSDQTRNSACVKSRKGWCTWHRETAWRQGW; encoded by the exons ATGAGCTGGAAGAACTTTGTGCTACCGCTTGTGTTGCTGTGCTTGTGGGGGCTCCAAGAGGAAGGGGCACAAGCGTGCACCTGTTTACCGGTGCATCCGCAGCAGGTGTTTTGCCAAGCAGATGTTGTTG TCATCAAGGCCAAGGTTGTTGGAGTGAAGCCGGGCAAACATTTAGAAACACTCACCAAGTGTGACATCGAACAGACAAGG AACTTGAAGGGTTCCAAGTCTTTTGGTGTCATCTACACTGCACCCAGCTCTGCAGCATGTGGCGTCACACTGACCAAGGGCACTGAATATCTAATCATGg GCCGACTGTGGTCTGATGACAGGCTGC atatcTCCGTGTGTGACTTCTATCAGCCGTGGGATGCGTTGAGTGCGACGCAAAAGAAGCTTTTGTACTCCTTCTACAAGAAGGGTTGCGATTGCACG ATCAAATCGTGCTTTTCCTACCCGTGCTGCATGACCGGCCAGACTGACTGCTTGTGGACAGACCACATGTTTGGCACTAGTGACCAGACCCGAAACTCTGCTTGCgtcaagtcccgcaagggctGGTGTACCTGGCACAGGGAGACTGCCTGGCGTCAGGGGTGGTGA